A window of the Streptomyces sp. NBC_00454 genome harbors these coding sequences:
- a CDS encoding TerD family protein, which yields MAVSLSKGGNVSLSKEAPGLAAVTVGLGWDVRTTTGVDFDLDASAIAVNPMGKVVSDGHFVFFNNKSTPDQTIVHTGDNRTGEGSGDDESINVNLAGLPADVDKIVFPVSIYDAETRSQNFGQVRNAYIRVINQAGGAEIARYDLSEDAATETAMVFGELYRNGAEWKFRAVGQGYASGLTGIAQDFGVNV from the coding sequence ATGGCAGTAAGCCTCTCCAAGGGCGGAAACGTCTCGCTCAGCAAGGAGGCCCCGGGCCTCGCGGCCGTCACGGTCGGCCTCGGCTGGGACGTACGGACCACGACGGGTGTCGACTTCGACCTCGACGCGTCGGCCATCGCGGTCAACCCCATGGGCAAGGTCGTCTCCGACGGCCACTTCGTCTTCTTCAACAACAAGTCCACCCCGGACCAGACCATCGTCCACACCGGCGACAACCGCACCGGTGAGGGCTCGGGCGACGACGAGTCGATCAACGTCAACCTCGCCGGGCTCCCGGCCGACGTGGACAAGATCGTCTTCCCGGTCTCCATCTACGACGCCGAGACCCGCAGCCAGAACTTCGGCCAGGTCCGCAACGCGTACATCCGCGTCATCAACCAGGCCGGCGGCGCCGAGATCGCCCGCTACGACCTCTCCGAGGACGCGGCGACCGAGACCGCCATGGTCTTCGGCGAGCTCTACCGCAACGGCGCGGAGTGGAAGTTCCGCGCCGTGGGCCAGGGCTACGCCTCGGGCCTGACCGGCATCGCCCAGGACTTCGGCGTCAACGTCTGA
- a CDS encoding flavin reductase family protein: MPNTTPTTTLSVPAPHPEGVSNDEFRAAMSRLAAGVCLITAHEPALGAGGPRGEDAGMTATAFMSVSMDPPLVLVSLREGSRMDDLLAEQPLWSVSVLSDHQVQIASRFSMKGRISDRLLFADVPYVRGEISGAPLLTGALATLECRTENRVEAGDHTLVIGRVLAAAQPSPDAPPLTYFRGRYRHLAP; this comes from the coding sequence ATCCTGAGGGGGTGAGCAACGACGAATTCCGGGCCGCGATGTCCCGACTGGCGGCGGGCGTGTGCCTGATCACCGCGCACGAGCCCGCACTGGGGGCGGGCGGCCCGCGCGGCGAGGACGCCGGCATGACGGCGACCGCCTTCATGTCCGTGTCCATGGACCCGCCGCTGGTCCTGGTCAGCCTGCGCGAGGGCTCCCGGATGGACGACCTGCTGGCGGAGCAGCCGCTGTGGTCGGTGTCGGTGCTGTCCGACCACCAGGTCCAGATCGCGAGCCGGTTCTCGATGAAGGGCCGCATCAGCGACCGCCTGCTCTTCGCGGACGTGCCCTACGTGCGGGGCGAGATCTCCGGAGCCCCGCTCCTGACGGGCGCGCTGGCCACCCTGGAGTGCCGTACCGAAAACCGTGTCGAGGCCGGGGACCACACCCTGGTCATCGGCCGCGTCCTGGCCGCCGCCCAGCCCTCGCCCGACGCCCCGCCCCTGACGTACTTCCGGGGGCGCTACCGCCACTTGGCCCCGTAG
- the arfB gene encoding alternative ribosome rescue aminoacyl-tRNA hydrolase ArfB, which produces MPGPHVIRGSVVLPEGELAWRFSRSSGPGGQHVNTSDSRVELLFDLAATKSLPDVWKERALERLASRLVDGVVTVRASEHRSQFRNREMALVRLTSLLAEATAPPPKARRATKIPRGINERRLREKKARGETKRGRTARDW; this is translated from the coding sequence ATGCCTGGTCCCCATGTCATCCGCGGTTCCGTCGTGCTCCCCGAGGGCGAGCTCGCCTGGCGCTTCTCGCGGTCCTCGGGTCCGGGCGGCCAGCACGTGAACACCTCCGACTCGCGCGTGGAGCTGCTCTTCGACCTCGCGGCGACCAAGTCGCTGCCGGACGTGTGGAAGGAACGCGCGCTGGAGCGGCTCGCTTCGCGGCTGGTCGACGGGGTGGTGACGGTACGGGCCTCCGAGCACCGCTCGCAGTTCCGTAACCGGGAGATGGCGCTGGTCCGGCTGACCTCGCTGCTGGCGGAGGCGACGGCGCCGCCGCCGAAGGCGCGGCGGGCGACGAAGATCCCCCGGGGGATCAATGAGCGGCGGCTGCGCGAGAAGAAGGCCCGCGGCGAGACGAAGCGGGGCCGGACCGCCCGGGACTGGTAG
- a CDS encoding N-acetyltransferase family protein, whose protein sequence is MILLPLVPTEDGALPGPVLTEIASLYATNHAFFELSGDFPDPGRITVEQVAASLADELSHEGAEVLLARSAGRLVGLAATRAHHPDPAAGDPDPWIGLLLIDATAHRGGHGRAMAALVEDRFRAAGRAGVRIAVLDGNTKGLAFWQAQGYVPLRQAADREAGRPCTVLRKPLQDA, encoded by the coding sequence GTGATCCTCCTCCCGCTCGTCCCCACCGAGGACGGCGCCCTGCCGGGCCCGGTCCTGACCGAAATCGCCTCGCTCTACGCGACCAACCACGCGTTCTTCGAGCTCAGCGGCGATTTCCCCGACCCCGGCCGCATCACGGTCGAACAGGTCGCGGCCTCCCTCGCCGACGAGCTCTCGCACGAGGGCGCCGAAGTCCTCCTCGCCCGCTCGGCCGGCCGCCTCGTAGGCCTGGCCGCCACCCGGGCCCATCACCCCGACCCGGCCGCCGGGGACCCGGACCCGTGGATCGGCCTGCTGCTCATCGACGCCACCGCACACCGCGGGGGCCACGGCCGCGCCATGGCCGCCCTGGTCGAGGACCGCTTCCGGGCCGCCGGGCGCGCGGGCGTACGCATCGCCGTACTGGACGGCAACACCAAGGGCCTCGCGTTCTGGCAGGCCCAGGGCTACGTCCCCCTGCGCCAGGCCGCCGACCGCGAGGCGGGCCGCCCGTGCACGGTGCTGCGCAAGCCGCTCCAGGACGCATAG